The genomic stretch CACAGGCATGAGGAGACTTCCTTCACGCTATTCTCCCCGTTCGACTTACGCTTTCATGACATCATTAACACTTAAGGTACTCCATGGCTGGACAATACTTCCAATTGGATGGTCAGTCCATCCTATCGACGCCGAGAACCACCCCATCACTCTTGCCCCTGAGATTGATGGTCATCATTGACAGGCAGACCGTCAGGTCACCAAACCTTCCTGGTGGGTTTCACCTCCATAAATGCATACTTGACTTGGGGACGAATGTTCATGATGCGGAAGATTAGGGGAGGTCGATTACCCTGCAACTCCAAGTCTTCTCGGGATAATAAGGAACAGAATCAGTCGTCCTATCCGAGAGAAGAACTTAGTCATACAGCAAGTGGTTGGCTTCCCCTCTATGCCGTTTTGGAAGTGAGACGATCAATACCAGACCCCGTCTCAAGGTGGCTGATGAGTCTCCGTCGAGGAGACAATTTCCAGTCAATCTACGGACATTCCGCGCTGCAAAGTTCAAAGAAACGACCTGCAAGCGGTGAGAGCTGCAGCAGCTATTGGATTGAAACCGAATCAGGGGTTTTATATTGGATTTGAAGTCCATCTCTCTTAATTCTCCCCATCAGGTCATGGATGGAGAGTTTCGTCAAATCAACCAGTCCTATCACTAAGACCGCTTTCCCCTTCCTCTGTATTGGGACGCAGATAACTGGCACGCCCGTGTACAGTCCGATTTTGGGAACAGTCCTAAGTGTCTTGCCTGTCCTTAAGGCCTCTTCCAGGTAGGGTCCTGTGTACCTATCGCTGACTATCAATCCTTCTTCGCAGAGGACCCCAAGCTGGTTCTTCGTCCTTATCGCAACGGGCATATACCCTACGAGCTCATGAATGGCAATGGCAAGGCATTTTACGTCTTCTGGGTCCATAAACTCCGACAGTAGGCCGTTCTCCTTCCCGCATCTGAATGAAGGGGCGTGGAGTCTGAGCGCTGCTGTCACGGCGCCCTTCTCGGCCACATCGTACGAATTGGCGGTGCCAATTATCAAGGCGTCCCCGTCGCGGATTCGAAATAGCTGATTAAGCTTGTCAGAAGTCGACTGGTCGGGGTACTTCTCATCGCCCGGGAATACCATTCTTCCGCCTAGTGCTATGAGCGTGGTTGCGCCGATCGCACCTGCTTTCACTGCGTCATCTCTCTGTTCGCAGCCATCTTTCACCAGAGGTGCCACGCATCTTGCGAGGACGGCGCAGTCAATTTCACCGAGTGTTATGTTCTCGATCTCAATTGGCCGTATTTCGATGCCGAGGCTGCTCAGTCTCCTTTGGCCCTGGTCAGTAATAGAGGCTCCCCGCCTTGACAACTCTATGGACCCATCTTCCTTCATCTTCTCCATTATAGTCCTCACTGTGCCCTCGCCCAGGTCAAGGATCTCGGCCAGCTCTTTCCTGCCAACGGATCCTCTTTCAACAATGATAGAGTACATCTTCCAGATATGGTAGATCGTGTACCTCTGCGACGGATTGTCCATGAAGTATGCGAAAAGGGAAGCTACCATCGAAACCGAATACATCTCTCAGCAATAATGCTTTTCCCTACATTCTTGCCAGATCGTCTGGCCACAGAAGATTGCGTTTGTGCAGCAAGAATCATCCGTTCTCTGCAATCTTCAACGATCCACCGGATCCACCACCCGGTCAGCGCAGAGGGGAAGTGACAAGGATTCTTGACATAGGCTTTGAAATCGTTGTTTCTCCTTGCAGTCAGTGCCAATTGAACTCCTGGATGCCACTTTGGCACGCCCAAGATCCACATCATGTCGCGCGATGCGGTCGAAATTGGCCCAATAGCTACCACAACGCATTTCTGGGAGGACTCATTGGCTATCTGTTCTCTTCACTATTTCGAGATCGCTGAATTTGAAAACGTTTTCGGGGCAGATGGACTCGCATTTCTTGCAAGCTGTGCCGAGGCAGAACTCGGTGGCGATACGTACTCTGAAATGGCCCTCCCCGGTCTTCTCAACCCGGAGGGCACGTTCTAGGCACGCTCCCATGCACTTCTTGCAGCCGTGGCAGCCTTGGAACTCCTTCAGCAGGTACACTCCTATGTCTTCCAACGTCTTGAGGCCTAGATGACCGATTACAGGTATGTCTCGATTCACGACTCTCAATGTCGCCTTCGGCCGTCTGATTTCTGGCATCGGCTGATAACCGTTCTTCTTGAGTAGCGAGTTGAATCTGTCCATGGGCATCCCTTCGAGCCAATAGCCGATCTCGTTCACATACAGGTCTTCAAAGATTCTGGATGTCGCGAACATGATGTGCTTCGATGCGATTGAGTCAGCCGTCGCCTGCATTCTATCCATTCCATCGTCCTGCGTGAGCAAATCGTAGGCCATCATCAGTGAAGTGTTGCCGATCTGAACCGTCTTCCCGATGATTCGTGGCACTAGCCCAACCGTCTGCGCCTTGATCGGATCGACATAGGTGCCTGACGCACCTGCCAAGTACATTGTCTGTACATCCTGATCGCTAATACCCACCTCTTCAATCAGCGTCTTATGCCCTGCGCGGATAGCTCCCATGGCTTTGCCAGCTTCCATTATGTCGTGCTCGGATATCATCACTCGGTCCTGAAGGTGTATCTTCTTGTCTGGACTGATGATATGTGGCAACTTGATGATTCCAGTCTCTAGGCCGCTCGCGACCACCGCCACCACCCCAGTTCCGGTGATTCCTCTTGCCTTGACTCCGCTGCGGAACTTCACCTCCCCGCCTATTGGGTCTACAACATCTCCCATCCTGGCGTCCAGGCCTTGATCCAAGACCTTGTTGGTCCATGAACCGTCTGGTTCGACAACAACATCGGATATCGCTTGGGGGGCCGCAAGCATCCCGAAATCGATAGACTGACCTTCCATCGCTGGTCCAGCAGCGGCCGAGCCCGTGTAGAGTTCACCATCGTGAAAAAGCCCCATCTCGGCGTTCGTCCCATAGTCGGTCACCATACAGGTTTCTTTATTGTCCAACAAATGAGATTTCATGATCATGGCCAGGGCGTCTGCGCCAATTTCGTGCCTGATTGATGGTGGTATGCGTACCTCCGCATCGGGGCGCACGGACTTAATGTCCAATTCCTCAGCTGACACGGTGTGTGCCCGCCGTGAGGGCACATCGACGTTCAGACGCTTGAGCAGAGACTGTCCAGCATAGGCCAGGTCACGCACTTCCACGTTCTCGAACATCGAGAGCTGTGCCGGGTTTCCGCATATGCCCATCCGTTCAATCTCGTTTGGGCTGACATTATGCAGCGATATCAGTCTATCCACGGTCCCGGCGATGATACCATGGCCAACTTCCGATCCGTTCTCGAGCCAGAAATGAAGATGGTCCATGATATTGGCTCCCGGCAAAGGATGTCGCATAGTGATTGCGGTTGAGATGATTCTGCCATTCTGCTTGAGGTCAACCAGATGTGTTCGATATCCGGAAGTGCCGAGGTCGAGCGCTATCCCATACCCCATCTTGAGCCCCGGGTATGATGAATTTATTTCGTATTTAAGTGGGTAGCATGCCCGGACCTACGAGGGTGAATTAGGAGACGCGGAGTGTTCCGCTGGCACCTTGACTCGCAGTCGTAGCCGTCACGCGTCTCATGCACTGATCAGCTCTGGGAGGTCGGATGCAATGCGTTCGTTTCCGTGGCGAATCCGAATGTCCCGAACTCACCGATTATGGTAGTCCCGGAAAAGCGTTCTTCTCTGCCCGCTTCGCTTGTGGGACCTGAAGGCCCGGGACCTTGGGCAGTTGGCGTCGATTGTGGTTCTCGAAAGAACTCAAAAACGGCCATTCCTATACCCGCGGACTGCCAGGTCAAGCGGTCTAATGGTCAATAATGAGCATTTGGAGTGATTGCTATTCTGACAGTATTCTCAGCCATTATCATTTTGGCAAGAGCGAGGGCTAAAAAGTAGTCTCGACAGGAATATGAGTCGATCTATCCGGATTTTGATTGAAACGCTCGCACTCCAATTCGAACCTCATTCTGGATGATCCAATGAAACCCGGGATCTTGGAACTGGATGGCGACGAATGAAACCTGATCGTCCTCCAACACCCTTAGTATGCCTTCTTACGCAGTGTTTGTCGACGAACCATTAAGACCACAACCATGCTAAGTATATTTGGAATCAATCGTCATGAGAAGAAATGGGCATATGATGTCGGGGTGTGTAGGTCCATGAGAAAGGAATTCTGCATACATGCGAATAGCGCGATTCTCGTATCGTTGGTGCTGTTAGGCGCGTTCTTCGTCGTTGCCACAGATACGGTGGCCGCAGACTCAGAGGGCGACTATACCTATACAGTGAGCGGCGGCGTTGCCACTATCACGGGATACACTGGCGCTGGCGGAGCGATCACGATCCCCTCCACATTGGGTGGGCATCCCGTGGTGGCCATCGGGGACTATGCGTTCTCCTCCTGCACCTC from Methanomassiliicoccales archaeon encodes the following:
- a CDS encoding DUF2111 domain-containing protein, which produces MVASLFAYFMDNPSQRYTIYHIWKMYSIIVERGSVGRKELAEILDLGEGTVRTIMEKMKEDGSIELSRRGASITDQGQRRLSSLGIEIRPIEIENITLGEIDCAVLARCVAPLVKDGCEQRDDAVKAGAIGATTLIALGGRMVFPGDEKYPDQSTSDKLNQLFRIRDGDALIIGTANSYDVAEKGAVTAALRLHAPSFRCGKENGLLSEFMDPEDVKCLAIAIHELVGYMPVAIRTKNQLGVLCEEGLIVSDRYTGPYLEEALRTGKTLRTVPKIGLYTGVPVICVPIQRKGKAVLVIGLVDLTKLSIHDLMGRIKRDGLQIQYKTPDSVSIQ
- a CDS encoding methylamine methyltransferase corrinoid protein reductive activase, which translates into the protein MGYGIALDLGTSGYRTHLVDLKQNGRIISTAITMRHPLPGANIMDHLHFWLENGSEVGHGIIAGTVDRLISLHNVSPNEIERMGICGNPAQLSMFENVEVRDLAYAGQSLLKRLNVDVPSRRAHTVSAEELDIKSVRPDAEVRIPPSIRHEIGADALAMIMKSHLLDNKETCMVTDYGTNAEMGLFHDGELYTGSAAAGPAMEGQSIDFGMLAAPQAISDVVVEPDGSWTNKVLDQGLDARMGDVVDPIGGEVKFRSGVKARGITGTGVVAVVASGLETGIIKLPHIISPDKKIHLQDRVMISEHDIMEAGKAMGAIRAGHKTLIEEVGISDQDVQTMYLAGASGTYVDPIKAQTVGLVPRIIGKTVQIGNTSLMMAYDLLTQDDGMDRMQATADSIASKHIMFATSRIFEDLYVNEIGYWLEGMPMDRFNSLLKKNGYQPMPEIRRPKATLRVVNRDIPVIGHLGLKTLEDIGVYLLKEFQGCHGCKKCMGACLERALRVEKTGEGHFRVRIATEFCLGTACKKCESICPENVFKFSDLEIVKRTDSQ